From a region of the Roseivirga sp. 4D4 genome:
- a CDS encoding dienelactone hydrolase family protein, with product MKKLSKDEINQEIFDLYDDYAHNKIDRRKFVEKLSVYAIGGLTLSSLMSSMMPDYQTTRLIKEGDERLTSDYINYDSPKGGGSIKGLLSKPTGTSGKVPGVVVVHENRGLNPYIEDVGRRTAVDGFISLAPDALTPLGGYPGTDDEGRTMQRKRDRNEMLEDFIAAYDYLVKHPDCNGKVGVVGFCFGGWISNMMAVRIPTLSAAVPFYGGQPSAEDTAKIKSPLMLQYGGLDKRVNAGWPAYEEALKANNVEHQAFVYEGANHGFHNNTTPRYDEAAATLAWERTIGFFKEKLA from the coding sequence ATGAAAAAGCTATCTAAAGACGAAATCAATCAGGAAATCTTCGATTTATACGATGACTATGCGCATAATAAAATCGACAGACGAAAGTTTGTTGAAAAGCTTTCGGTTTACGCTATAGGTGGCTTGACACTATCAAGTTTGATGAGCAGCATGATGCCTGACTATCAAACGACCCGACTGATCAAAGAAGGCGATGAACGTTTAACTTCAGATTATATCAATTATGATTCACCCAAAGGTGGTGGAAGCATCAAGGGATTACTCTCCAAGCCGACTGGCACTTCTGGAAAAGTTCCGGGTGTTGTGGTGGTTCATGAAAACCGTGGCCTGAATCCATATATTGAAGATGTCGGTCGAAGAACGGCTGTTGATGGTTTTATTTCACTTGCTCCAGATGCACTAACCCCTCTAGGCGGGTATCCGGGTACAGATGATGAGGGCAGAACAATGCAACGTAAACGAGATCGTAATGAGATGCTCGAAGATTTTATCGCAGCATATGATTACCTCGTGAAACATCCTGATTGCAACGGTAAGGTTGGTGTAGTTGGTTTTTGCTTTGGAGGTTGGATCTCTAATATGATGGCTGTGAGAATCCCTACCTTATCAGCCGCAGTCCCTTTTTATGGTGGTCAACCTTCAGCAGAGGACACGGCAAAAATCAAATCTCCATTAATGTTGCAATATGGCGGACTGGATAAAAGAGTGAATGCAGGGTGGCCAGCTTACGAAGAAGCACTGAAAGCCAACAATGTAGAACACCAGGCTTTTGTCTATGAAGGAGCTAACCATGGTTTCCATAACAATACTACACCGAGATATGACGAAGCTGCTGCCACCTTGGCCTGGGAAAGAACCATTGGCTTCTTTAAAGAGAAGCTAGCCTAA
- a CDS encoding phosphoenolpyruvate carboxylase: MTIDELGEQSIRKNKADFYYLIEAFQEVLLALGEEGIAKTMPWVNEPSKISPEQIETEKFIQALSISFQLLNLIDENNATHHRRKLENHLSPDRIKGSWAETLKHFNDEDIHASDVLKELEKMRVRPVLTAHPTEAKRVTVLEIQRELYKLLVRRENPNLSVSEKDKVRKDIMSLLERWWRTGDIYLEKPRLEDERNNILHYFKNVFPRALDLVDNKLSYAWDKAGFDSDQLKEASHYPVLEFGSWVGGDRDGHPFVTPDFTKETLGVHRQLALQIHLESLKSLVKQLSFSENLVGVPEWFDQKLKDFSDEMGVAGKKILKRNIGEPWRQFTGLMILKLKNSLNTKTLSKPQYVHASELLSDIEAIKKSLEEVNGDRTIRNCIFPIERKLICFGFHLAKLDIRQNSAYHEKAISQILKMADFEDYDYGTWSEDKRMEFLNRELQTSRPFLMPGFKCEGESEQVISYFKVIKDHVDAYGPDGIGSFIISMTRSLSDILVVFLFFREVGLDHEPFQVAPLLETIEDLEAGEHIIADYLKHPITQPRFEGKEKIQEVMLGYSDSNKDGGILSSRWTIYKTEKILTAVAKKHGFELNFFHGRGGTISRGGGKIHRFLHSMPPGSVSGQIKMTIQGETIANQYANLLNATYHLEMQLSGSAWQTLDKRSEDPHEFAYSILDRLEEKSKKKYRSLIDHPQFIPFYRQVTPIDVLEESKIGSRPSRRTGQTSLDDLRSIPWVFSWSQARFNLTGWFGLGQSLKEIKEETPEDFEKLKTLAESWSFFKYLMIQLETNLLGVDTEIVLAFKALMEDQAVAAELTDLVLADYQLALDLTDEVLGGHREKRRFAKYEDNQLRNQGLAPLHQIQLDQIKQWRSAKASDQQTETSKQKSLHNQLLIVNALAGGLKSTG; the protein is encoded by the coding sequence ATGACAATCGATGAACTAGGCGAGCAGAGTATCCGCAAAAACAAAGCAGACTTCTATTATCTTATTGAAGCGTTTCAAGAGGTCTTATTGGCCTTAGGAGAAGAAGGTATTGCCAAAACAATGCCCTGGGTGAATGAGCCGAGCAAGATATCTCCTGAACAAATCGAAACAGAGAAATTTATTCAGGCTTTGAGCATCTCATTTCAACTGCTAAATCTTATCGATGAAAATAATGCAACGCACCACCGCAGGAAACTCGAAAATCACCTGAGTCCAGATCGAATCAAGGGATCCTGGGCAGAAACCCTTAAGCACTTCAATGACGAAGACATTCATGCCTCAGATGTCTTGAAAGAATTAGAAAAGATGAGGGTGCGCCCCGTACTCACGGCCCATCCTACCGAGGCCAAACGTGTAACTGTTCTCGAGATACAGAGAGAGCTTTACAAACTTCTGGTTAGGCGTGAGAATCCTAACCTCTCCGTTTCAGAAAAAGACAAGGTTAGAAAAGACATCATGTCCCTGCTAGAGCGCTGGTGGCGCACCGGAGACATATATCTGGAAAAACCAAGACTGGAAGATGAGCGGAATAACATCTTGCATTATTTCAAAAACGTCTTCCCTAGGGCACTCGACCTAGTTGATAACAAACTATCATATGCCTGGGATAAAGCCGGTTTTGATAGTGATCAGCTCAAGGAAGCCTCACACTATCCGGTGCTTGAATTTGGTAGCTGGGTTGGAGGTGATCGGGATGGGCACCCTTTTGTTACTCCTGATTTTACGAAAGAGACATTGGGCGTACATAGACAATTAGCCCTGCAGATTCACCTGGAGTCGCTTAAGTCGCTCGTTAAGCAGCTCAGTTTTTCTGAAAACCTGGTGGGCGTTCCCGAATGGTTTGATCAGAAGCTCAAAGACTTCAGTGATGAGATGGGCGTGGCTGGCAAAAAAATACTCAAGCGAAATATCGGAGAGCCCTGGAGACAATTCACAGGTTTGATGATACTCAAACTCAAAAACAGTCTTAACACAAAGACACTTTCTAAACCTCAATATGTGCATGCTTCTGAACTATTGAGTGATATTGAAGCGATCAAAAAATCACTGGAAGAAGTTAATGGAGACAGAACGATCAGGAATTGCATCTTCCCCATAGAGCGAAAACTCATTTGCTTCGGCTTTCACCTGGCCAAATTGGATATTCGTCAGAACAGTGCCTATCACGAGAAGGCCATTAGCCAGATCCTGAAAATGGCAGACTTTGAAGACTATGACTACGGCACGTGGTCGGAAGATAAAAGAATGGAGTTCCTCAATCGGGAACTACAGACGAGTAGACCCTTTTTGATGCCCGGCTTTAAATGTGAAGGTGAATCTGAGCAAGTCATCAGCTATTTCAAGGTAATCAAAGATCACGTGGATGCTTATGGGCCAGACGGCATCGGATCTTTTATCATCAGTATGACCCGAAGTCTCAGTGATATCCTGGTCGTTTTCCTCTTCTTTAGAGAGGTAGGCCTCGATCACGAACCATTTCAGGTAGCTCCTCTTCTGGAGACCATTGAGGACCTGGAAGCAGGTGAGCATATCATCGCAGATTACTTGAAGCACCCCATCACCCAACCCAGGTTCGAAGGGAAGGAAAAGATTCAAGAGGTAATGCTGGGCTATAGCGACAGCAATAAAGATGGCGGTATTCTTTCCAGTCGATGGACCATTTACAAAACAGAAAAAATCTTAACGGCAGTAGCCAAAAAGCATGGCTTTGAACTGAACTTCTTCCATGGGCGCGGTGGAACGATCAGTCGTGGTGGCGGTAAAATCCATCGATTCTTACACAGTATGCCTCCAGGATCGGTCAGTGGACAAATCAAGATGACTATTCAGGGTGAAACCATTGCTAATCAATACGCGAACCTTTTAAATGCGACTTATCATTTAGAAATGCAGCTATCCGGATCGGCATGGCAAACGCTTGACAAGCGATCGGAAGATCCACACGAATTCGCCTATTCGATTCTCGATCGATTAGAAGAAAAGTCAAAGAAGAAATACCGATCGCTGATCGATCATCCTCAATTCATTCCTTTCTACCGACAGGTAACGCCTATCGATGTTCTGGAGGAGAGTAAAATTGGTTCCAGGCCTTCACGCAGAACCGGGCAAACTTCATTAGATGATTTAAGATCAATCCCTTGGGTATTCAGTTGGAGTCAAGCCAGATTTAATCTTACAGGCTGGTTTGGCTTGGGCCAAAGCCTTAAAGAGATCAAGGAGGAAACGCCAGAAGACTTTGAAAAGCTGAAAACGCTTGCCGAATCCTGGTCTTTTTTCAAATACTTAATGATTCAATTAGAAACCAACCTTTTGGGAGTGGATACTGAGATTGTGCTGGCCTTTAAGGCACTTATGGAAGACCAAGCGGTGGCAGCGGAACTCACTGATCTGGTACTAGCTGATTATCAGCTCGCATTAGACCTAACAGATGAAGTCCTGGGAGGCCATCGTGAAAAAAGGCGCTTTGCCAAGTATGAAGACAATCAGCTTCGAAACCAAGGACTGGCACCTCTCCATCAAATTCAGCTCGATCAAATTAAGCAATGGAGATCGGCAAAAGCCAGTGATCAGCAAACCGAGACATCAAAGCAAAAGAGTCTTCATAATCAGTTGCTGATTGTTAATGCCCTGGCCGGAGGACTTAAGAGTACAGGCTGA
- a CDS encoding DUF6155 family protein yields MSKRSLVKYLQSLDKKELEDQVLDLYTRFKPVQTYYNFVFNPKEDKLVEEAKMKIANEYFPVKRRKPRARRSVAQKYIKQFLLLGMDPTLIAEVMLFNLETAQRFNEKKRINQDAFYKSMFNSFDQAIAHIETSGLRAVFKDRILNIVETAWDQEWFNAEGMEDKVAS; encoded by the coding sequence ATGAGCAAAAGATCCCTAGTCAAGTACTTACAATCCCTAGACAAAAAAGAATTAGAAGATCAGGTCTTGGATCTGTATACGCGCTTTAAGCCTGTGCAGACTTATTACAATTTTGTCTTCAACCCTAAGGAAGATAAGTTGGTAGAAGAGGCGAAAATGAAGATTGCTAACGAGTACTTTCCTGTAAAGAGAAGAAAGCCCAGAGCACGAAGATCAGTAGCTCAGAAGTACATCAAACAGTTCTTACTCTTAGGGATGGACCCTACCTTGATTGCAGAAGTAATGCTGTTTAATCTGGAAACGGCTCAGCGATTCAATGAAAAGAAGCGGATCAATCAAGATGCCTTTTACAAAAGTATGTTTAATTCTTTCGATCAGGCGATTGCCCATATCGAGACTAGTGGCCTTCGGGCTGTATTCAAAGACCGAATTCTAAACATTGTAGAGACGGCCTGGGATCAGGAGTGGTTTAATGCCGAGGGGATGGAGGATAAGGTCGCGAGTTAA
- a CDS encoding TlpA disulfide reductase family protein: protein MKSTFTKSSLALLSIILLFACAPEAPQDPNSFTVSGTVEALDTDFMSYSYRDAEGKRVSDSVFVKDNKFTYTGKIEAPTHIIFWPNVERTIKRSGRGYYPAKSSQFAFLASPGDEIKFTGEVTDFINAYPTGTKANDELATINKVIFPMMNEAINMQLEINTLDEADPKRADLETSMAQINAEVVEKKKAFVSANSGSEAAAWYLSDMMIRSHVTQEEAISLFKSLDTNLAQYPFYDAVAQRVEGIESTKVGKIMPNFSTSASMDGEPFELNSLRGKYVLIDFWGTWCAPCIAEMPTVKAYKEKYADRLVVLGVNNGDTMEKVKRFVEPKGYDWQQILDKDGEQDLVLKLNVAGFPTKFILSPEGEILYRFVGETKMAFDVLDKILE from the coding sequence ATGAAATCAACATTTACCAAATCAAGCTTAGCACTGCTATCCATCATTCTGCTTTTCGCTTGCGCTCCAGAGGCACCACAAGATCCGAATTCATTCACTGTATCAGGCACTGTCGAAGCACTTGACACAGATTTCATGTCCTATAGTTACAGGGATGCTGAAGGAAAAAGGGTGAGTGATTCTGTTTTCGTAAAGGACAACAAATTTACCTACACTGGTAAAATCGAGGCCCCTACTCACATCATCTTCTGGCCCAATGTGGAAAGAACTATCAAACGATCCGGTAGAGGTTACTATCCAGCCAAATCAAGCCAGTTTGCCTTTTTAGCTAGCCCAGGAGATGAAATCAAGTTTACGGGAGAGGTAACAGACTTCATTAACGCCTACCCCACTGGCACAAAAGCCAATGATGAGCTGGCGACCATTAATAAAGTCATCTTTCCGATGATGAATGAAGCCATCAACATGCAACTTGAGATCAATACCTTAGATGAAGCAGATCCCAAGCGCGCTGATTTGGAAACCTCAATGGCTCAGATCAATGCAGAAGTCGTTGAGAAAAAGAAGGCTTTCGTGTCGGCTAACTCAGGTTCGGAAGCTGCGGCCTGGTATTTATCGGACATGATGATTCGCAGTCATGTTACTCAGGAGGAAGCAATTTCTCTATTTAAGTCCCTGGACACCAACCTTGCTCAATATCCTTTCTATGATGCTGTTGCCCAACGTGTGGAAGGCATTGAGTCAACAAAAGTGGGCAAGATTATGCCCAACTTTAGCACATCAGCATCTATGGATGGAGAACCATTTGAGTTGAATAGCCTAAGAGGAAAGTACGTTTTAATCGACTTCTGGGGAACATGGTGTGCGCCCTGTATTGCTGAGATGCCTACTGTCAAAGCATATAAAGAAAAGTATGCCGATCGCTTAGTAGTATTGGGTGTAAACAATGGCGATACCATGGAAAAAGTCAAGCGCTTTGTAGAACCGAAGGGCTACGACTGGCAGCAAATTCTGGACAAAGACGGTGAGCAAGACCTCGTGCTGAAACTCAATGTCGCAGGCTTCCCTACGAAATTTATCCTGAGTCCTGAGGGAGAAATACTTTACCGATTTGTTGGGGAGACCAAGATGGCCTTTGATGTATTAGACAAAATTCTAGAGTAA
- a CDS encoding ABC transporter permease yields the protein MNADPRKPQPPRFAKWLLESFCSYDFLSTALWDMEELFHRNVKIKGARKAKWLYLKEAISVVIYLFFKGKSQYSTNKIAMLKHNLLISIRSFKRFKSTFLINLLGLASGLACTLLIYLWVTDELSIDKIYDNGDRIYQVLRNRTENGQIETTTSMPGRLAEELIASYPEVEAASMVWPPEFFGTKGYVAEGEEQFRARAQYVDPEYIQVTSLTLMAGNPKSALNDKSDVLISESLARKVYGTTDNLIGKTLQWNESRASTGDYLISGIFQDVPKNATTQFDMLLNAEVMMSAYKYMEDWGNTNPDAIVLLKEGASPEAFNTKVEKFLQTKLKISKSTLFIQKYSDRYLRGSYENGEVAGGRISYVRLFSVVALIILAIACINFMNLSTAKAAGRLKEIGVKKALGVKRKALIGQYYTESFLLTIMSVITAFGIVGLLLPQFNHVTGKSLTISLSEEMLVGTGLIVLITSFLAGSYPALYLSKLKTTESLKGKLVKNFSDLFIRKGLVVFQFSVSIILIFSVLIISQQVDYIQNKNLGYNRENVIKFDNTGIDDSAYEGFLSSLDVIPGIINTASTGHDLTGDHGSTGLSYPGQDPNKRLMFINLEMSAGFIETMGIELVLGRAFDGNRQNEESKIMFNETAIEQMGLEDPIGKVVKLWGKEREIIGVVKDFHAESLYETIQPTLIQAYPVLNSTIVKIQSGTIANTLGQIEERFEEFSNGVPFEYRFLDDDYQAMYQSEKRVSSLAQFFAIVAVIISCLGLLGLTAFTAEKRSKEIGIRKVLGSGSWRIVKLLSLDFARMVLVALAFGLPLSYFIAQDWLENFKYAIDLKPWHFLISGSAILLVSWVTVSFQTFKASYRNPVDVLRSE from the coding sequence ATGAACGCAGATCCAAGAAAACCACAACCTCCCCGATTTGCAAAGTGGTTACTAGAGAGCTTCTGCTCTTATGATTTCCTGTCTACTGCCCTTTGGGACATGGAAGAATTATTCCATCGAAATGTGAAAATCAAAGGAGCTCGCAAGGCTAAATGGCTCTACTTAAAAGAGGCAATCAGCGTTGTTATCTATCTTTTTTTCAAAGGAAAAAGTCAATACTCAACTAACAAAATCGCCATGTTAAAGCACAATCTTCTCATTTCAATTAGAAGCTTCAAGCGCTTCAAAAGTACTTTTCTCATCAACCTGCTTGGTTTGGCAAGTGGCCTTGCCTGCACGCTACTCATTTACCTTTGGGTAACCGATGAGCTTTCGATAGACAAGATTTACGACAACGGTGATCGTATTTATCAGGTATTAAGGAATCGCACCGAAAACGGCCAGATCGAAACCACAACCTCTATGCCCGGTAGATTGGCTGAAGAGCTAATAGCTAGCTATCCCGAAGTTGAGGCCGCTTCCATGGTCTGGCCTCCAGAGTTCTTCGGTACAAAAGGTTATGTTGCAGAAGGCGAAGAACAATTCAGGGCTCGGGCTCAATATGTCGATCCTGAATATATCCAGGTCACTTCTCTTACACTCATGGCGGGTAATCCTAAGTCTGCTTTAAATGACAAGTCCGATGTATTGATTTCAGAAAGCCTTGCCAGAAAGGTTTATGGAACTACAGACAACCTTATTGGTAAAACACTCCAATGGAACGAGAGCCGGGCCTCCACAGGCGATTATTTGATTAGTGGCATTTTCCAAGATGTACCCAAAAATGCCACAACGCAGTTCGATATGCTCCTGAATGCCGAGGTGATGATGTCTGCTTATAAATACATGGAGGACTGGGGCAATACGAATCCTGATGCCATTGTCCTTTTGAAAGAAGGGGCATCTCCAGAAGCCTTCAATACTAAAGTCGAAAAGTTTCTTCAAACCAAGCTGAAGATCTCAAAATCTACCCTCTTCATTCAGAAGTATTCCGATAGGTACCTGAGGGGTTCCTATGAAAATGGCGAAGTGGCAGGAGGCAGAATCAGTTACGTGCGCCTCTTTTCGGTGGTAGCGCTGATCATTCTTGCTATCGCATGTATCAATTTTATGAATCTCAGTACGGCTAAGGCAGCAGGTCGGCTTAAAGAAATTGGAGTGAAAAAGGCACTTGGCGTAAAGAGAAAAGCGCTGATCGGCCAATACTATACTGAATCCTTTTTGCTTACGATCATGAGTGTGATCACCGCCTTTGGCATAGTCGGCCTATTATTACCTCAATTTAATCATGTGACGGGCAAATCGCTCACGATCAGTCTATCTGAAGAAATGCTAGTAGGCACCGGATTGATTGTCTTAATCACCTCATTCCTAGCAGGAAGCTATCCTGCACTCTATTTATCAAAGCTCAAAACAACAGAATCGCTTAAAGGGAAATTGGTCAAAAACTTCAGCGATTTATTTATCAGAAAAGGACTTGTAGTTTTCCAATTTTCAGTGTCCATCATACTGATCTTTAGTGTATTAATCATTTCTCAGCAAGTCGACTACATTCAAAATAAGAACCTTGGATACAATAGAGAAAATGTGATCAAATTTGACAATACGGGTATAGACGATTCTGCCTATGAGGGCTTTTTATCTTCTTTGGATGTCATACCCGGCATCATCAATACTGCCTCTACAGGCCATGACTTGACAGGAGACCATGGCAGTACCGGGTTGAGCTACCCAGGTCAAGATCCTAATAAACGGTTGATGTTCATTAACCTGGAAATGAGCGCTGGCTTTATTGAGACCATGGGCATAGAACTCGTGCTTGGCAGGGCCTTCGATGGAAATCGACAGAATGAAGAGTCCAAAATTATGTTCAACGAAACTGCCATTGAACAAATGGGGCTTGAAGATCCTATTGGAAAGGTGGTAAAGTTGTGGGGTAAAGAGAGGGAGATCATCGGGGTAGTCAAGGATTTTCATGCAGAGTCCCTTTATGAAACTATTCAACCCACCCTTATTCAGGCCTACCCAGTATTAAACAGCACGATCGTAAAAATTCAAAGCGGCACAATCGCGAATACCCTAGGTCAGATTGAAGAGCGCTTTGAAGAATTCAGCAATGGAGTTCCCTTTGAATATCGATTTCTTGATGATGATTATCAGGCCATGTACCAAAGTGAAAAAAGAGTCTCATCACTTGCCCAATTCTTCGCTATAGTGGCAGTTATCATCTCCTGTCTGGGCCTTCTCGGTTTAACAGCATTTACGGCCGAAAAGCGCTCCAAAGAAATTGGCATACGTAAAGTGCTTGGCTCAGGCAGTTGGAGAATTGTGAAACTGCTTTCGCTTGACTTTGCGAGAATGGTGCTTGTTGCCCTGGCTTTTGGCTTACCCCTAAGCTATTTCATTGCTCAAGACTGGTTAGAGAACTTTAAGTATGCGATCGACCTGAAGCCTTGGCACTTTTTAATCTCAGGTTCAGCCATTCTATTGGTTTCCTGGGTAACAGTGAGCTTTCAGACCTTCAAAGCTTCTTACAGAAACCCTGTTGATGTCTTGAGATCAGAGTAG
- a CDS encoding ABC transporter permease, with protein sequence MSLERQKPQPPRFARWLLDSFCSYDFLSTALWDMEELFHRNAKIKGARKAKWLYLKEAISVVIYLFFKGKSQYSINKTAMFKHNILISIRSFQRFKSTFFINLIGLASGLACALLIYLWVSDEVGIDRFHENDDQLYIVLQHNHWGDEVETDEFTQRMLAASLLEEFPEVEKSISVNEDWAETPGIVGYGEKKFKAKDNQIDPDFFNIFSYRLLRGDKDNPIPNSKSVLISDELAAKLFDKQELAVGKTISWDQERMSGEFQIVGIFESPKQSSRKFDLLFSMELLVERYAPYSNWNSNNERTYLLMKEGTDMAAFNQKIERFLTTKMENVQNTLEVQKYSDRYLYGTFSNAQQTGGRITYVRLFSLVALFILVIASINFMNLTTAKASNRMKEIGVKKAIGARRKTIIWQYMSESVMLSFIALFAGLFLAYAFLPQFNLITGKSLSLSFELNLIVSALLITLVTGLLSGSYPALYLSGLHPISMLKGKLQTTFGDTWLRKGLVVFQFAISAILITAVMVVSQQINYIQSKNLGFDRENLLRFDYVVEDGPGYRAFQEQLRNIPEVMSVAGAIDDATGMHGGTSWVNWPGKDPNQRSYFEIIEVGYDFLEAMGIEMATGRSYQMGRDEPGRSKMIFNEAAIKLMGIEDPIGKVVEVQNEKSEIIGVVKDFHFQSMYNDIHPLYIQLTDELEYTLIRLQSGANFEALDKVEDIYDEHLGGVPFDFTFIDEDFQAVYKSELSISQLSRYFAGVAIIISCLGLLGLAAFTTDKRSKEIGIRKVLGAGAANIIYLLSTDFSKMVILALLIGLPISYFMADAWIGNFAYGINLKVSNFAFVGLLTLLIAWLAVGFQTMKAASTNPVDSLRSE encoded by the coding sequence ATGAGTCTGGAGCGACAAAAACCACAGCCACCACGATTTGCCAGATGGTTACTCGATAGCTTCTGTTCTTATGACTTCCTGTCTACCGCCCTGTGGGATATGGAAGAGTTATTCCATCGAAATGCAAAAATCAAAGGAGCTCGAAAGGCTAAATGGCTCTACTTAAAAGAGGCAATCAGCGTTGTTATCTATCTTTTTTTCAAAGGAAAAAGTCAATACTCAATCAACAAAACTGCTATGTTCAAACACAACATTCTAATCTCAATAAGAAGCTTTCAACGCTTCAAAAGTACATTCTTTATCAACCTCATTGGTTTGGCTAGTGGTCTGGCCTGTGCCCTACTCATTTATCTCTGGGTAAGTGATGAAGTTGGCATAGATCGTTTCCATGAAAATGACGATCAACTCTATATAGTCCTTCAACACAATCATTGGGGAGACGAAGTAGAGACTGATGAGTTTACACAACGCATGCTAGCGGCTAGCTTGTTGGAAGAATTCCCAGAAGTAGAAAAGTCAATTTCTGTTAATGAAGATTGGGCTGAAACTCCTGGAATTGTCGGTTATGGTGAAAAAAAGTTCAAAGCCAAGGACAATCAAATCGATCCAGACTTCTTCAATATCTTTTCTTACAGGCTGCTCAGAGGCGACAAGGACAATCCCATACCAAATTCCAAATCAGTCTTAATATCCGATGAGTTGGCTGCAAAATTATTCGATAAGCAAGAGCTAGCAGTTGGTAAAACCATAAGTTGGGATCAAGAACGGATGTCAGGGGAATTCCAAATAGTAGGCATTTTCGAATCACCTAAGCAGTCTTCAAGAAAATTTGATCTCTTGTTTTCCATGGAACTCCTTGTTGAAAGGTATGCACCTTACAGTAACTGGAACAGTAACAATGAAAGAACTTACTTGCTCATGAAAGAGGGCACCGATATGGCAGCCTTCAATCAAAAAATCGAGCGTTTTCTGACTACCAAAATGGAAAATGTGCAAAACACACTTGAGGTTCAAAAATATAGCGACAGATACTTGTACGGCACATTTAGCAATGCACAACAGACTGGGGGTCGAATCACATATGTGCGTCTCTTCAGTCTGGTAGCCCTTTTCATACTTGTGATTGCCAGTATCAATTTCATGAACCTAACTACAGCCAAAGCCAGCAATCGGATGAAAGAAATCGGGGTCAAGAAGGCTATTGGTGCGAGGAGAAAAACGATCATATGGCAGTACATGTCTGAGTCTGTAATGCTCTCCTTTATTGCCCTCTTCGCTGGCTTATTTCTGGCTTATGCGTTCCTTCCGCAATTCAACTTGATCACGGGTAAATCTTTGAGCCTCTCATTTGAATTGAACCTTATCGTTTCAGCCCTTTTGATCACATTAGTGACAGGCCTTTTATCTGGTAGTTATCCTGCCCTATATCTATCTGGCCTCCACCCTATTTCCATGCTCAAGGGAAAACTTCAAACGACCTTCGGTGATACCTGGTTGAGAAAAGGCTTAGTAGTCTTTCAGTTTGCCATTTCCGCAATTCTTATCACCGCTGTCATGGTAGTTTCCCAGCAAATCAATTATATCCAGTCAAAAAACCTGGGTTTTGATCGTGAAAATCTCCTCCGCTTCGATTATGTAGTGGAAGATGGTCCCGGTTATCGAGCTTTTCAAGAGCAACTCAGGAACATTCCCGAAGTAATGAGCGTAGCCGGAGCAATAGATGATGCCACGGGCATGCATGGAGGAACCAGCTGGGTTAATTGGCCTGGAAAAGATCCAAATCAAAGAAGCTATTTTGAAATAATTGAAGTGGGTTATGATTTCCTGGAAGCAATGGGAATTGAAATGGCAACAGGAAGGAGTTACCAAATGGGAAGAGATGAGCCCGGCCGTAGCAAAATGATTTTCAACGAAGCAGCCATCAAACTTATGGGGATTGAAGACCCCATTGGGAAAGTCGTGGAAGTACAGAACGAAAAATCAGAAATAATCGGTGTGGTCAAAGACTTCCATTTTCAATCTATGTACAACGACATACACCCACTATACATACAATTGACTGATGAGTTAGAATACACATTAATCAGATTGCAGTCGGGAGCTAATTTCGAAGCACTTGATAAAGTGGAAGACATATACGATGAGCATTTAGGAGGAGTGCCTTTCGACTTTACATTCATTGATGAGGATTTTCAAGCAGTATATAAGTCAGAACTCAGTATATCACAGCTTTCGCGCTACTTCGCAGGTGTTGCCATTATCATTTCATGTCTAGGTTTACTCGGTTTAGCAGCCTTCACAACAGATAAGCGTTCTAAGGAAATCGGCATTAGAAAAGTACTTGGTGCTGGTGCAGCAAACATCATCTACCTCCTGTCCACTGACTTTAGTAAGATGGTTATACTCGCATTACTCATAGGCTTACCCATTAGCTATTTCATGGCTGACGCCTGGATTGGCAACTTTGCTTATGGCATCAACCTGAAGGTCTCGAACTTTGCATTTGTGGGACTGCTTACCTTGCTAATTGCCTGGTTAGCCGTTGGCTTCCAGACCATGAAGGCAGCGAGTACCAACCCTGTTGATTCCCTCAGGTCTGAGTAA
- a CDS encoding PadR family transcriptional regulator, which produces MKKVTLGAFEELVLLTTGVLQDNAYGVTIKLELEEQLNKNISLGALYSALQRLEEKGWVNSRIGGITEKQGGRRKQYFDITKEGMAVLDEARAMRNSLFDRLPQTKINLLKS; this is translated from the coding sequence ATGAAGAAAGTAACTTTAGGAGCCTTCGAAGAGCTCGTTCTACTGACCACGGGGGTACTTCAAGACAACGCATATGGAGTCACCATCAAACTCGAACTTGAAGAACAACTCAATAAAAACATCAGTCTTGGTGCCCTTTACTCTGCCCTTCAGAGACTGGAAGAAAAGGGATGGGTGAATTCCAGAATTGGTGGAATCACCGAAAAGCAAGGAGGCAGGAGAAAACAGTATTTCGATATTACCAAAGAAGGTATGGCGGTACTCGATGAGGCGCGAGCTATGCGAAACTCTCTCTTCGATCGTTTGCCCCAAACCAAAATCAATCTGCTCAAATCATGA